Proteins from one Stenotrophomonas aracearum genomic window:
- a CDS encoding TolC family protein, with product MWMRLAAVAAIAFVPCAHAQGSTPVTPFVDVPPAVAAPSATPLSLEQAIARVARQHPDLRLADAQRPIWEARRDAAAFGPPLTVGVELENALGSGASRGFDAAELTVSLAGVLERGGKLDARRELAQANLDALAPQREIARLDLMAAVAQRYLAITEARAQLAIAQTDIEQRRRAVAAARLRLQAGASPESVLLTAQAMLAQAEVDRGRALQADRAARVALAALWREREPGFDVVSGDPMQLPALQPFEVLADELQRTPELAVLAGERRVRDAQLQLARTQARPDFNWQVGVRNSRDSRDTSLVGGFSLALGSVARAAPEIRAAEAELALNGVEREARALQLYATLAEAHGRYETSRLEVQRMARDVLPQLQRAENAAEKAWRAGAISYMEWAQLQAMRIEARQRQLEAAIAAQTGLIEIQRLTGQSMLAATSEEDRP from the coding sequence ATGTGGATGCGTCTGGCAGCCGTTGCTGCCATTGCGTTCGTGCCGTGCGCGCATGCGCAGGGCAGCACGCCTGTTACCCCGTTCGTCGATGTTCCCCCCGCAGTCGCCGCACCGTCGGCCACCCCGCTCAGCCTGGAGCAGGCCATCGCCCGCGTCGCGCGGCAGCACCCGGACCTGCGCCTGGCCGATGCGCAACGCCCGATCTGGGAGGCCCGCCGCGACGCCGCCGCCTTCGGCCCGCCGCTCACTGTTGGTGTTGAGCTGGAGAACGCACTGGGCAGTGGCGCCAGCCGTGGCTTCGACGCCGCCGAACTTACCGTCAGCCTGGCCGGCGTGCTGGAGCGGGGCGGCAAGCTCGACGCCCGTCGCGAGCTGGCCCAGGCCAATCTGGACGCCCTCGCGCCGCAGCGCGAGATCGCCCGCCTGGACCTGATGGCGGCGGTGGCCCAGCGCTACCTGGCCATCACCGAAGCGCGCGCGCAGCTGGCCATTGCCCAGACCGACATCGAGCAGCGACGCCGCGCGGTGGCAGCCGCGCGGCTGCGGCTGCAGGCCGGTGCCTCGCCCGAGTCGGTGCTGCTGACCGCCCAGGCCATGCTGGCCCAGGCCGAAGTGGACCGCGGCCGCGCGTTGCAGGCCGACCGCGCCGCGCGCGTGGCCCTGGCTGCACTGTGGCGCGAGCGCGAACCCGGTTTCGACGTGGTCAGCGGCGACCCGATGCAGTTGCCGGCACTGCAGCCGTTCGAGGTGCTGGCCGACGAACTGCAGCGCACCCCGGAACTGGCGGTGCTGGCCGGCGAACGCCGGGTACGCGACGCGCAGCTGCAGCTGGCGCGCACCCAGGCGCGGCCGGACTTCAACTGGCAGGTCGGTGTGCGCAACAGCCGCGACAGCCGCGACACCTCACTGGTCGGCGGCTTCAGCCTGGCGCTGGGCAGCGTCGCGCGTGCCGCGCCGGAGATCCGCGCTGCTGAAGCCGAACTCGCGCTCAACGGCGTGGAGCGCGAAGCGCGCGCGCTGCAGCTGTACGCCACCCTGGCCGAAGCACACGGTCGCTACGAAACCTCACGGCTGGAAGTGCAGCGGATGGCGCGCGATGTGCTGCCGCAACTCCAGCGCGCTGAAAACGCCGCCGAAAAGGCCTGGCGTGCGGGAGCGATCAGTTACATGGAGTGGGCCCAGCTGCAGGCCATGCGCATCGAAGCGCGGCAGCGCCAGCTGGAAGCGGCAATCGCTGCGCAGACCGGCCTGATCGAGATCCAGCGCCTTACCGGGCAGAGCATGCTCGCCGCCACGTCAGAGGAAGACCGTCCATGA
- a CDS encoding CopL family metal-binding regulatory protein, translating into MPRLRRHLSLPLRLLMLVVLLLGTAGGALASALGDLHALSHADVTGQAHAASHAPPASGAADDDSDANHDDDDDGARLLHALVHCGQCHGHGGVLPLAASAWSLPAAPAHAVPTGLTAQLLAQPPESLLRPPIAV; encoded by the coding sequence ATGCCCCGCCTGCGCCGCCACCTGTCGCTGCCGCTCCGCCTGCTGATGCTGGTGGTGCTGCTGCTTGGCACGGCCGGTGGTGCGCTGGCCTCGGCCCTGGGTGACCTGCACGCGTTGTCGCATGCCGACGTGACCGGGCAGGCGCATGCGGCGTCGCATGCACCGCCGGCGAGCGGTGCAGCGGACGACGACAGTGACGCCAACCACGACGATGACGACGACGGCGCGCGCCTGCTGCACGCGCTGGTGCATTGCGGGCAGTGCCATGGCCATGGCGGCGTGCTGCCGCTGGCCGCCTCGGCCTGGTCGTTGCCGGCGGCGCCCGCACATGCGGTGCCGACCGGCTTGACCGCGCAGCTGCTGGCGCAGCCACCCGAGAGCCTGCTGCGCCCCCCGATAGCGGTGTGA
- a CDS encoding membrane-targeted effector domain-containing toxin, whose amino-acid sequence MLDALSALKYRLISSLSPRAARRRPAATPRLLEVHNRPGAGATAHRPDTAPPRPPKPDPLQRFAVPSGHVQVLVPLMQKYRRLLDSQYAMPLQDRDERSAIESFFTTRAQLVDAALGAPAQALGVRRPWPDLAPPSSHARLLERLYQCSNGLVIGENHAAQGSKRLLIDHMDTLRKLGVTTLYLEHLQDDIHGDDLRQLHRTGTPSPALGRFLAAQDMGHNTHAASGATFGALVQAAADAGIRIVALDLMASYHLGGAQGATGLDSLELRIKVMNHVAAQRIAHDQRQQRGTAPMQRWVALVGDAHAGDFNDTIGLGERLGVPSLRVEDISPSFSHRVRVGCDPVRTVPGSLGRSDGTVQCDYLLQVPTCDGRARKSTPGPCSAGEALRQHDLHQARYAPATARTA is encoded by the coding sequence ATGCTGGATGCCCTGTCCGCACTGAAGTACCGTCTGATTTCTTCGCTCTCCCCGCGCGCGGCGCGTCGTCGTCCCGCCGCGACGCCGCGCCTGCTCGAAGTACATAACCGGCCTGGCGCCGGCGCGACGGCGCATCGGCCGGACACGGCACCCCCACGCCCGCCCAAGCCCGACCCGTTGCAGCGCTTCGCCGTGCCGTCCGGCCATGTGCAGGTGCTGGTCCCGTTGATGCAGAAGTATCGCCGCCTGCTCGACTCGCAGTACGCGATGCCGTTGCAGGACCGCGACGAGCGCAGCGCGATCGAGAGCTTCTTCACCACGCGCGCGCAACTGGTGGATGCCGCGCTGGGTGCCCCGGCGCAGGCGCTCGGCGTGCGCCGCCCGTGGCCCGACCTCGCGCCGCCCTCCAGCCACGCCAGACTGCTGGAACGGCTTTATCAGTGCTCCAACGGGCTGGTGATCGGCGAAAACCATGCTGCCCAAGGCAGCAAGCGCCTGTTGATCGACCACATGGACACGCTCCGGAAGCTGGGCGTGACCACGCTGTACCTGGAACACCTGCAGGACGACATCCACGGCGACGACCTCAGGCAGCTGCATCGCACCGGAACCCCGTCACCTGCACTGGGGCGCTTCCTGGCCGCGCAGGACATGGGCCACAACACCCACGCGGCCAGCGGCGCCACCTTCGGGGCCCTGGTGCAGGCGGCGGCGGATGCGGGCATCCGCATCGTCGCGCTGGACCTGATGGCCAGCTACCACCTGGGGGGTGCGCAGGGAGCGACAGGGTTGGATTCGCTGGAGCTGCGCATCAAGGTCATGAACCACGTCGCCGCCCAGCGCATCGCGCACGACCAGCGGCAGCAACGCGGCACTGCGCCCATGCAGCGCTGGGTGGCGCTGGTCGGCGACGCGCACGCCGGTGACTTCAACGACACGATCGGGTTGGGTGAACGCCTGGGTGTGCCAAGCCTGCGGGTGGAGGACATCAGCCCATCCTTCTCGCACCGGGTGCGGGTCGGCTGCGACCCGGTACGCACCGTACCGGGCAGCCTGGGCCGCAGTGACGGCACGGTACAGTGCGACTACCTGCTGCAGGTGCCGACCTGCGACGGCCGCGCGCGCAAGTCGACACCGGGCCCATGCAGCGCGGGTGAAGCCCTGCGCCAGCACGACCTGCACCAGGCCCGCTATGCCCCCGCAACGGCGCGCACGGCATGA
- a CDS encoding DUF885 domain-containing protein, whose protein sequence is MKSPLVAALLLALALPAHAVQAAPPATAAAPASLAAESPADAAFRAIYEKEWAWRQTGGGEASEDSDGPANATRMPDVGAAAQQARLVVWDDVLAQLDTLDTKALSPTNQVNYAIYRDQVYNLAADVRLRAYEMPFNSDSSFWSGISFMARREMKTAKDYRNYIAKLNDVPRYFDQQTENMRAGLKRGFSVPQAVLDGREVSIATVSELKDPTQSPLYAPFRKLPASIPAAEQAELQAQVRQAISGSVVPAFAKLRTFFVSEYVPQARTTLAAEAMPDGKAYYQQQIHEYTTLDLTPQQIHEIGLKEVARIQKEMNDVIKQVGFKGSFAEFLTFLRTDPQFYAKTPDELLHRAAWISKRVDGVIGKYMTLPRARFTIVPVPPDIAPFWTAGRGGMGTYWVNTYNLPARPLYNLPALTLHESDPGHALQGALAAEQGEQPEFRRNAYISAYGEGWGLYSERLGIEMGIYETPYEDFGRLTYEMWRAARLVIDTGVHHKGWTREQALAYLRDHTALSEHEVTTEVDRYISWPGQALSYKLGEIAIVRLRGEAEKALGERFDVKAFHDAVLKQGSVPLPVLDAQIRAYIDANRAP, encoded by the coding sequence GTGAAATCACCGCTCGTTGCCGCGTTGCTGCTCGCCCTGGCCCTTCCTGCCCACGCCGTGCAGGCCGCACCGCCGGCCACGGCCGCCGCGCCGGCCAGCCTGGCCGCTGAATCCCCGGCCGACGCCGCGTTCCGGGCCATCTACGAGAAGGAATGGGCCTGGCGCCAGACCGGCGGCGGTGAGGCCAGCGAAGACAGTGACGGCCCGGCCAATGCCACCCGCATGCCCGACGTGGGCGCGGCCGCGCAGCAGGCGCGCCTGGTGGTCTGGGACGACGTGCTGGCCCAGCTCGACACGCTCGACACCAAGGCGCTCTCGCCGACCAACCAGGTCAACTACGCCATCTACCGCGACCAGGTCTACAACCTCGCCGCCGACGTGCGCCTGCGCGCGTACGAAATGCCGTTCAATTCGGACTCCTCGTTCTGGTCCGGCATCTCGTTCATGGCGCGCCGTGAGATGAAGACCGCCAAGGACTACCGCAACTACATCGCCAAGCTCAACGATGTGCCGCGTTACTTCGACCAGCAGACGGAGAACATGCGCGCCGGCCTCAAGCGCGGTTTCAGCGTGCCGCAGGCCGTGCTCGACGGCCGCGAGGTCTCCATCGCCACCGTGTCCGAGCTGAAGGACCCGACCCAGTCGCCTCTATACGCGCCTTTCAGGAAGCTGCCGGCCAGCATTCCGGCGGCCGAGCAGGCCGAACTGCAGGCCCAGGTCCGCCAGGCGATCAGCGGCAGCGTGGTGCCCGCGTTCGCCAAGCTGCGCACCTTCTTCGTCAGCGAATACGTGCCGCAGGCGCGCACCACTCTGGCCGCCGAAGCGATGCCGGACGGCAAGGCGTACTACCAGCAGCAGATCCACGAGTACACCACGCTCGACCTCACCCCGCAGCAGATCCACGAGATCGGCCTGAAGGAAGTGGCGCGCATCCAGAAGGAAATGAACGACGTCATCAAGCAGGTCGGGTTCAAGGGCAGCTTCGCCGAGTTCCTGACCTTCCTGCGCACCGACCCGCAGTTCTACGCCAAGACCCCGGACGAGCTGCTGCACCGCGCCGCATGGATCTCCAAGCGCGTGGACGGGGTGATCGGCAAGTACATGACCCTGCCGCGCGCGCGATTCACCATCGTCCCGGTGCCGCCGGACATCGCTCCGTTCTGGACCGCAGGCCGTGGCGGCATGGGCACCTACTGGGTGAACACCTACAACCTGCCGGCGCGTCCGCTGTACAACCTTCCGGCGCTGACCCTGCACGAGTCCGACCCGGGCCATGCGCTGCAGGGCGCGCTGGCCGCCGAGCAGGGCGAACAGCCCGAGTTCCGCCGCAACGCCTACATTTCCGCGTATGGCGAGGGCTGGGGGCTGTACAGCGAACGGCTCGGCATCGAAATGGGCATCTACGAAACCCCGTACGAGGACTTCGGTCGCCTGACCTATGAAATGTGGCGCGCCGCGCGCCTGGTGATCGACACCGGCGTGCACCACAAGGGCTGGACCCGCGAGCAGGCGCTGGCCTACCTGCGCGACCACACCGCGCTGAGCGAACACGAAGTCACCACCGAAGTGGACCGCTACATCTCCTGGCCGGGCCAGGCGCTGAGCTACAAGCTGGGGGAGATCGCGATCGTGCGCCTGCGTGGTGAAGCGGAGAAGGCACTGGGCGAACGCTTCGACGTCAAGGCCTTCCACGACGCCGTGCTCAAGCAGGGCTCGGTGCCGTTGCCGGTGCTGGATGCACAGATCCGCGCGTACATCGACGCGAACCGCGCCCCCTGA
- a CDS encoding lipid-A-disaccharide synthase N-terminal domain-containing protein: MALHWLDQPLTWLFWTGLHVTGWKLIGYTGALMFGGRWLVQFVASRRAGKPVIPRLFWYMSVVGSLMTLSYFLFSAKQDSVGVLQNLFPAFTALYSLKLDIQHRGWKRDRAEH; the protein is encoded by the coding sequence ATGGCCCTGCACTGGCTCGACCAACCGCTGACCTGGCTGTTCTGGACCGGGCTGCACGTGACCGGCTGGAAGCTGATCGGCTACACCGGTGCGCTGATGTTCGGCGGCCGCTGGCTGGTCCAGTTCGTGGCCTCGCGCCGCGCCGGCAAGCCGGTGATCCCGCGCCTGTTCTGGTACATGAGCGTGGTCGGCAGCCTGATGACGCTGAGCTACTTCCTGTTTTCGGCCAAGCAGGACTCGGTCGGCGTGCTGCAGAACCTGTTCCCGGCGTTCACGGCGTTGTACAGCCTGAAGCTGGATATCCAGCACCGGGGCTGGAAGCGGGATCGCGCGGAGCATTGA